Below is a genomic region from Nitrospirota bacterium.
GGCAACCAGGACGTACTGAACCAAATCAGTATCCGCATCAGTCGCAATGACGGTCACCGATAAGGGCGAGCCTGCGGTGAGGGTCTGGTCCGTGATCGGGTCGACCTGGGGCACACTGTTGACGAACACATCGAACACTTGGGTGACCGGCCCGCTGCCGTTGTCCACCGAGACGGTCACACTGTGGGGAGCGCCAGCGATGAGCGCGCTGGCATCGCCCGCGGCGGGGGCCCAGGTGAGCCGGCCGTTGCCGTCGATCGCCATGCTGGCAGGGCCCGAAACACCGTACGTGAGTGCGGCGTCAAGATTCGCCCCGTCCACCGCGACCACGTCGTACACCAGGGTGTCGCCCAACGTCACGGCAGCGGGCGGCGATGACAGGATCGCCAAGCCGGCCAATGCGGAGTCGATGGCGCGGACCATGGTAATCATGCCGCCAGGGAACTGGTCCGCGTTCGTGATGTCCAACCGCCGGTCAAACAGGGGGTAGTCGCCTGGAACCGCGGCGGTGACAATCACGTCCCGGGTTTGGCCCGGGGCCATCACCACTGTAAACGCATCCTGGGGATAGGTCGTGAGGTTGGCATCGTCGGCAATGCCGCGCTGCGCCAAGCCCTTGATCACGATCACGTGGTCTTGCGACCCTGCGTTGACGTACCGCAGGAGGAGCTTTTCGCCGGTCTTGACCAGCACGTCCTGGGTGTCGGGGTAGGCCTTGCCGTTGATCAACCAGTATTTCGGAGCAAAGTAGATCGGGTTATAGGGGTTGCCCGCAGCCACCTCGGCGTGCCACGCCGGGTCAATGTCGCTCAGCACCACCACCTGCTCGCGGTCAAACGTCCCTGCCGGATACCCTTGCACCACCACCGCGCCGTACAGACCCATCTGGACCTGCTCGGCCTGGTTCGTGCCACTCTCATAGAGATACGTCCCAGGACCCGGGGGCGTGAACGTGAATGAACCGGATCCCCCTGCCGCAACCATTGCCGCCGTAAAGGTCCCGGCGCCGGTCGGCCCTGTGCCAGGAGTGGGCACGGCCTGGACGGTCATCCCAGGAACGAGGACCGAAACCGCTTCGTCCAGATCATTCTTCAGGTTGATCACCAGGCTGTCGCCGGCTGGAACCACCAGCGTGGGGCCGGGAAGGGTGGCTGGAGGGTTCGACGCGCAGAGGGGGTCGCTCCCGCAGTCCGCAAACCCCCGAATCTCCACGGGTGTACCGTCCGGCATGGTCACGGACCCGGTGGTCGCGCGCAGGCTATAGGTCACGGCCTCGGCAGAGCCCGCTACCAACGCGCTCGCGAACACGGCCAGACCCCCGACAAAGAGCTGTAGTCTCGTTCGGCTTAACATCGCTCCCCTTCCCTCTTCTCCAACAATCAGTGAAAGTGCGTCGCTCAGTTACGGTGTGGGCGGCATGATCATGATATGCGTCATCATGCCGCCGGGACCCTCGTCAAAGTTCTGAATCTCCTGCTCGTGGTGGCTGTGAAACATCATGTAGTGTTCACCCATCCCCTCGTTGAGCGAGACGTGTTTAGCTCCCAACTCACCCGTCTGCCCCAAGAATGGGCTTCCGCTGTACAGCTCGCCGAATGTCAGGTCTGCGTTCGGATCATTGCTCGGCGGCCCCACCACCACGGGAAGCGCCTCGCCGTGCCCCAATGTCGACTCAGCGGTCTCCAGAGCATCGGCCGGAGCGTGCCCGTAGACGTCCCACCCCAGATCTTTGCCCTCCCACGTATAGATCGCGTCCACGGTCTGGCCCGCGGACACCGACTGCGTGAACCGCCCGATCGCCAGATCAGCCACTCCCGCCGACGGATCGCTCTGCAGCAACCGCCCGTCCTGCGCGATCACCTGGGCGTGGTTCCCGTGGTGGTGGAACGGGTGAAGATCGCGGTCCACCGTGGCCATGCGAAAGAGCACCCGCTCGCCGGGGAACATGGAGATCATCGAGCCCACGGGCTGACTTACCAGGTGCGGGACGTTATCCGGCAAGAGCGTGTCGGGATACCCGCGGCCATTGACGAACCAATAGGCCGGTAGATACGACGTGGCCTGATACGGTTGGCCCCGTTCCACCAGCTCGTGTTGGATGGGATCCATGGCGCTCAAGAGCAAAAAGTGCTCGCGATCGTAGGCCGTGTCGGGCGTGTCGTAGGCCTGGCCGGCCGCGGCGGGCCGCACGATGATGCCCCCGATCAATCCCATGTCGAGATGCTTGGTGAGGTACGTTCCGCTGTGGTAGTAGTACGTCCCGGGCTTCGTCGCCGTGAACGTATAGCTCACGGTTCCGCCGGGCGCTGCCTCGGGCGCCAGGGAGCGCAGCGTGGCGCGTTCGCCGACGGTTTCATACACCGGCGCCTGGTTGGGGACGTCCTGGCCGAAGAACACGATCGACACCGGATCCGCCTTTAGAGGCCCGGCCCCGTCGGGATCCGGCAGGTTGTTGGTCAGATTGACCGTGACGTCGTCGCCGACGCTCACCTCGATCAACGGCCCCGGGTAGCGAAACCCGGTCGCATCCCCAAACGACCACGTGTAGACCTGGCCGCCGTCCGGTGTGCTGATGTACCCGGCCTTCGCCTGAAGGTCGTAGACCACCGACGCAGCGGTCGCTGGTGCCGTCGCGCCCAGAAGGGTCGCGACCCCCAGAGCGACCATGAACAGCCGTTGCCCCGTGCTCAACATATCGATCTCCTTCTGTCCCTCAAAGCCATGGTTCACACTGTTCCAGTTTGGAACGTTAGTTCACGATGCGGATTTCGGTGATCATGCCGTTCTGGTTCTCGGACTGCGCCCCGGCGAGTTGATCTTCCCGAGACAGGCCGCTCTGCTTGTTCAGCT
It encodes:
- a CDS encoding multicopper oxidase domain-containing protein, with the translated sequence MLSRTRLQLFVGGLAVFASALVAGSAEAVTYSLRATTGSVTMPDGTPVEIRGFADCGSDPLCASNPPATLPGPTLVVPAGDSLVINLKNDLDEAVSVLVPGMTVQAVPTPGTGPTGAGTFTAAMVAAGGSGSFTFTPPGPGTYLYESGTNQAEQVQMGLYGAVVVQGYPAGTFDREQVVVLSDIDPAWHAEVAAGNPYNPIYFAPKYWLINGKAYPDTQDVLVKTGEKLLLRYVNAGSQDHVIVIKGLAQRGIADDANLTTYPQDAFTVVMAPGQTRDVIVTAAVPGDYPLFDRRLDITNADQFPGGMITMVRAIDSALAGLAILSSPPAAVTLGDTLVYDVVAVDGANLDAALTYGVSGPASMAIDGNGRLTWAPAAGDASALIAGAPHSVTVSVDNGSGPVTQVFDVFVNSVPQVDPITDQTLTAGSPLSVTVIATDADTDLVQYVLVAPPPGMTIDAGTGVISWTPTESLVGDPITIQVQADDNRGGVGSQAFAVTVASALPPPAGGGGGG
- a CDS encoding multicopper oxidase domain-containing protein, whose amino-acid sequence is MLSTGQRLFMVALGVATLLGATAPATAASVVYDLQAKAGYISTPDGGQVYTWSFGDATGFRYPGPLIEVSVGDDVTVNLTNNLPDPDGAGPLKADPVSIVFFGQDVPNQAPVYETVGERATLRSLAPEAAPGGTVSYTFTATKPGTYYYHSGTYLTKHLDMGLIGGIIVRPAAAGQAYDTPDTAYDREHFLLLSAMDPIQHELVERGQPYQATSYLPAYWFVNGRGYPDTLLPDNVPHLVSQPVGSMISMFPGERVLFRMATVDRDLHPFHHHGNHAQVIAQDGRLLQSDPSAGVADLAIGRFTQSVSAGQTVDAIYTWEGKDLGWDVYGHAPADALETAESTLGHGEALPVVVGPPSNDPNADLTFGELYSGSPFLGQTGELGAKHVSLNEGMGEHYMMFHSHHEQEIQNFDEGPGGMMTHIMIMPPTP